One window of Camelina sativa cultivar DH55 chromosome 4, Cs, whole genome shotgun sequence genomic DNA carries:
- the LOC104783655 gene encoding putative F-box protein At3g28280: MNPLTEDLWEIILARLPIKVIKSSKLVCKQWKSIVESPYFRDLFLSLHKNSHCSSWSLMFSCSTREIVAHYGCDTWGLPRSLGFYISSFLTNKFKTQNGRYKAWVYTDDVGLILISENYFCAKNRSLYVANPISQECVRIPSHAHLNEYSRPLGMATQTKNGIFLGYKIVVVDFPAKPYSLSIFSSETGLWSHKTNSHCSSWSLMFSCSTREIVAHYGCDTWGLPRSLGFYISSFLTNKFKTQNGRYKAWVYTDDVGLILISENYFCAKNRSLYVANPISQECVRIPSHAHLNEYSRPLGMATQTKNGIFLGYKIVVVDFPAKPYSLSIFSSETGLWSHKTVHEHFPWRYNTAISLHENIHWLAGISDQEEGVVTMDLYATGSIQCRVTPFPDSGKHPRFIRSLSTCQGSLMYMNIVSVSKVDGSLDVISNR; encoded by the exons ATGAATCCCTTGACAGAAGATCTATGGGAAATAATACTAGCACGATTACCAATAAAGGTGATCAAATCTTCAAAATTGGTTTGCAAGCAATGGAAATCGATCGTGGAGTCTCCATATTTCCGTGACCTGTTCTTGTCTCTTCACAAAAACTCGCATTGTTCTTCATGGTCGCTCATGTTTAGTTGTTCAACGAGAGAAATCGTGGCTCATTACGGATGTGATACTTGGGGTCTTCCACGTTCTCTAGGCTTCTACATCTCTTCTTTCCTAACTAACAAGTTCAAGACTCAAAACGGCAGGTACAAAGCATGGGTTTACACGGACGACGTTGGGTTGATTTTGATCAGTGAAAACTATTTCTGCGCCAAGAACCGATCCTTGTACGTAGCTAATCCTATTTCACAGGAATGCGTACGAATCCCTTCTCATGCTCATCTCAACGAATATTCACGGCCCTTGGGGATGGCCACACAAACTAAGAACGGCATCTTCTTGGGTTACAAAATTGTTGTGGTCGACTTCCCAGCTAAACCTTATAGTTTGTCGATATTTTCGTCTGAGACAGGCTTGTGGAGTCACAAAACG AACTCGCATTGTTCTTCATGGTCGCTCATGTTTAGTTGTTCAACGAGAGAAATCGTGGCTCATTACGGATGTGATACTTGGGGTCTTCCACGTTCTCTAGGCTTCTACATCTCTTCTTTCCTAACTAACAAGTTCAAGACTCAAAACGGCAGGTACAAAGCATGGGTTTACACGGACGACGTTGGGTTGATTTTGATCAGTGAAAACTATTTCTGCGCCAAGAACCGATCCTTGTACGTAGCTAATCCTATTTCACAGGAATGCGTACGAATCCCTTCTCATGCTCATCTCAACGAATATTCACGGCCCTTGGGGATGGCCACACAAACTAAGAACGGCATCTTCTTGGGTTACAAAATTGTTGTGGTCGACTTCCCAGCTAAACCTTATAGTTTGTCGATATTTTCGTCTGAGACAGGCTTGTGGAGTCACAAAACGGTCCATGAACATTTCCCTTGGCGCTATAATACGGCCATCAGCTTGCATGAAAACATTCACTGGCTCGCTGGCATCAGTGACCAGGAAGAAGGTGTTGTAACCATGGATCTTTACGCCACAGGTTCAATTCAATGCCGTGTTACGCCTTTCCCTGATTCAGGAAAACATCCAAGATTCATTAGATCTCTCTCAACTTGTCAAGGATCTCTCATGTATATGAACATAGTCTCTGTTTCCAAAGTTGATGGAAGT CTGGACGTCATATCTAACAGGTAG
- the LOC109132460 gene encoding uncharacterized protein LOC109132460, which yields MHSPTDQHWQSANRVLRYLKGMATHGILLKRHNPLSLHAYSDADWAGDVDDYVSTNAYVTYLGHNPVSWSSKKQKGGLRSSTEAEYRMKHIAIDYHFIRTMVQDRALRVVHVFTRDQLADLLTKPLSPTAFKDLTFKIGVSPRPSILRRRIEDQSYS from the exons ATGCATTCACCAACGGATCAACATTGGCAATCTGCGAATCGTGTTCTTCGGTACCTCAAGGGCATGGCTACTCATGGTATTTTGTTAAAACGGCATAATCCTCTGTCTTTACACGCTTATTCTGATGCGGATTGGGCAGGCGATGTCGATGATTACGTCTCTACTAATGCATATGTGACTTATCTTGGTCATAATCCTGTCTCCTGGTCCTCCAAGAAGCAGAAAGGGGGTTTACGGTCATCAACGGAGGCTGAATATCG GATGAAGCATATTGCAATTGATTACCATTTCATTCGGACTATGGTTCAAGATCGAGCTTTGCGTGTTGTTCATGTTTTTACTCGTGATCAATTGGCGGACTTACTTACCAAACCTCTCTCTCCTACTGCATTCAAGGACTTGACTTTCAAGATTGGAGTCTCCCCAAGACCCTCCATCTTGAGGAGGCGTATAGAAGATCAATCATATTCATGA
- the LOC104780062 gene encoding zinc finger AN1 domain-containing stress-associated protein 12 → MAGGGTEAFPDLGEHCQNPDCKLLDFLPFTCDGCKLVFCLDHRSYKSHNCPKSDHGSRTVSICETCSIAIETTGFDEEGIKSLLEKHERSGDCDPNKKKKQTCPVKRCREVLTFANNLTCKDCGVKFCLKHRFPTDHVCNKKTITNSGKSSRWNERFMEALSLRNEKGCGRGSSVSSRSPPSVRSF, encoded by the exons ATGGCAGGAGGAGGAACAGAAGCGTTTCCTGATCTTGGAGAGCATTGCCAAAACCCTGATTGCAAATTACTCGATTTCCTCCCTTTTACTTGCGACGGCTGCAAATtg GTGTTTTGTTTGGACCATAGATCATACAAGTCACATAACTGTCCTAAATCCGATCACGGGAGCAGAACAGTTTCCATCTGTGAAACGTGTTCTATCGCTATTGAAACAACTGGTTTTGACGAAGAAGGGATCAAATCTTTGCTTGAGAAACACGAAAGATCCGGAGATTGTGATccgaacaagaaaaagaaacaaacgtGTCCTGTAAAACGTTGCAGAGAGGTTCTGACTTTTGCGAACAACCTTACTTGCAAAGATTGTGGAGTCAAGTTCTGTTTGAAACACCGGTTTCCGACAGATCATGTTTGTAACAAGAAGACCATTACTAATTCAGGGAAAAGCTCGAGATGGAACGAGAGGTTTATGGAAGCTTTGAGTTTGAGAAACGAGAAAGGTTGTGGAAGAGGAAGTTCTGTTTCATCGAGATCTCCACCATCAGTTAGATCCTTTTAG